From Thiohalorhabdus denitrificans, the proteins below share one genomic window:
- the ureG gene encoding urease accessory protein UreG, with protein MESQQPLRVGIGGPVGSGKTALLDALCKRMSADYSLGVVTNDIYTREDAEFLVRTGALPEERILGVETGGCPHTAIREDASMNLNAVGELAIRFPGLDLVLVESGGDNLSATFSPELSDLTIYVIDVSAGDKIPRKGGPGITGSDLLVINKTDLAPMVGASLEVMDHDARTMRGDRPFVFTNLQSGAGLEEVAHFIQEAGMLSVTT; from the coding sequence ATGGAGAGCCAACAACCCCTGCGCGTCGGCATCGGCGGACCCGTGGGATCGGGGAAGACCGCGCTGCTCGACGCCCTGTGCAAACGCATGAGCGCCGATTACAGCCTGGGGGTGGTCACCAACGACATCTATACCCGCGAGGACGCGGAATTCTTGGTCCGCACCGGAGCGCTGCCCGAGGAGCGCATCCTGGGCGTGGAGACCGGGGGCTGCCCGCATACCGCCATCCGGGAGGACGCTTCCATGAACCTGAACGCGGTGGGCGAGCTGGCCATCCGCTTTCCGGGCCTGGACCTCGTTCTGGTGGAGTCGGGGGGCGACAACCTGAGCGCCACATTCAGCCCCGAGCTCTCCGATCTCACCATCTACGTCATCGACGTCTCCGCCGGGGACAAGATCCCGCGCAAAGGTGGCCCGGGCATCACCGGCTCGGACCTGCTGGTGATCAACAAGACGGACCTCGCCCCCATGGTTGGGGCCTCCCTGGAGGTCATGGACCACGATGCCCGCACCATGCGGGGTGATCGCCCCTTCGTGTTCACCAACCTGCAATCGGGGGCGGGCCTCGAAGAAGTTGCGCATTTCATCCAGGAAGCCGGCATGCTCTCGGTTACCACCTAA
- a CDS encoding urease accessory protein UreF, whose translation MTSGLVRLLQLTSPALPVGAYAFSQGLEQAVAAGWVTGEESTGDWLGGQLEHGLGGWDLPVLYRLHDAWSVGDEGRARIWSRFLQAGRESGELLAEDRHLGQALARLLGDLGMEGATAWAGHREVTFAALFARAAVGWGIPWRECGHGFAWAWLENQVAAAVKLVPLGQTAGQRLQLALGDRIPGVVDAAAHLEDEDLGGTLPGLAAASAAHETQYTRLFRS comes from the coding sequence ATGACCTCCGGCCTGGTGCGCCTGCTCCAGCTCACCAGCCCGGCCCTGCCGGTAGGGGCCTACGCGTTCTCCCAGGGGTTGGAACAGGCGGTGGCGGCGGGTTGGGTCACCGGTGAGGAGAGCACCGGGGACTGGCTGGGCGGCCAGCTGGAGCACGGCCTCGGCGGCTGGGACCTGCCGGTCCTCTACCGACTTCACGATGCCTGGTCGGTGGGGGATGAAGGGCGCGCCCGGATCTGGAGCCGTTTCCTGCAGGCGGGGCGGGAATCCGGCGAGCTGCTCGCCGAGGACCGCCATCTGGGCCAGGCGTTGGCTCGACTGCTGGGTGACCTCGGCATGGAGGGAGCCACGGCGTGGGCAGGCCACCGGGAAGTCACCTTCGCCGCCCTGTTCGCCCGGGCGGCGGTGGGGTGGGGGATCCCTTGGCGCGAATGCGGCCACGGCTTCGCCTGGGCGTGGCTGGAGAACCAGGTGGCGGCGGCGGTGAAGCTGGTGCCCCTCGGGCAGACCGCCGGCCAGCGCCTCCAGCTCGCCCTCGGCGACCGGATCCCAGGGGTGGTGGATGCCGCCGCCCACCTGGAGGACGAGGACCTGGGCGGAACCCTTCCGGGCCTGGCCGCTGCCAGTGCCGCCCACGAGACCCAGTACACCCGCTTGTTTCGTTCGTAA
- a CDS encoding urease accessory protein UreD gives MADPALLHEGWRGELRLGFRRRGARTVLSERRHRGPLLVQRPFYPEADGTCHAYLLHPPGGVVGGDRLFLGATLRPESRAVITTPGANKLYRSEGHGAVVDQRLVVGRDAALEWLPQETIAFAGSRARLRTRVDLVEGGRFLGWEVLCLGRPAVGEGFGHGGCRQELEIWREGRPLLLERASLTGGSGLLQGPWGLHGQPVTATFAAVPGGPEAVALARGVLGAPSQAFTVTLLDDVLVARYRGPDAGEARQGFQALWAALRPGLLGRPPVAPRIWRT, from the coding sequence ATGGCTGATCCGGCCCTTCTCCACGAGGGTTGGCGCGGCGAGCTGCGCCTCGGCTTCCGGCGGCGCGGCGCCCGCACCGTCCTCTCGGAGCGCCGCCACCGGGGCCCGCTCCTGGTTCAGCGCCCCTTCTACCCCGAGGCGGACGGCACCTGCCACGCCTATCTCCTCCATCCGCCTGGCGGGGTGGTAGGGGGGGACCGGCTGTTCCTCGGGGCGACCCTGCGCCCGGAGAGCCGGGCGGTGATTACCACCCCGGGCGCCAACAAACTCTACCGCAGCGAGGGACACGGGGCGGTGGTGGACCAAAGGCTGGTAGTGGGGCGGGACGCCGCATTGGAGTGGCTGCCCCAGGAGACCATCGCCTTCGCGGGGAGCCGCGCCCGGCTGCGTACCCGCGTGGACCTTGTGGAAGGCGGCCGCTTCCTGGGCTGGGAGGTGCTCTGCCTGGGTCGCCCCGCCGTCGGCGAGGGCTTCGGCCACGGCGGCTGCCGCCAGGAGCTCGAGATTTGGCGGGAGGGGCGCCCCCTGCTGCTGGAGCGTGCCTCCCTCACCGGTGGTTCCGGACTGCTGCAGGGCCCCTGGGGCCTTCACGGGCAGCCGGTGACCGCCACTTTCGCTGCCGTTCCCGGAGGTCCCGAGGCGGTGGCGCTAGCACGTGGGGTGCTCGGCGCCCCTTCGCAGGCCTTCACCGTGACCCTCCTCGACGATGTTCTGGTGGCCCGCTATCGCGGACCGGATGCGGGCGAGGCCCGCCAGGGGTTCCAGGCACTGTGGGCGGCCCTGCGCCCGGGGCTGCTGGGGAGGCCGCCGGTGGCGCCCCGCATCTGGCGAACCTGA
- a CDS encoding urease subunit beta, whose product MIPGEILPAEEALALNKGRETVRVTVANPGDRPVQVGSHFHFYEVNRALDFDRAAAYGFRLNIPAGTAVRFEPGQRREVELVAFAGARRVYGFNGQVMGPLEETK is encoded by the coding sequence GTGATCCCAGGTGAGATCTTGCCGGCCGAGGAGGCCTTGGCCCTCAACAAGGGCCGCGAAACCGTCCGGGTCACCGTGGCCAACCCCGGCGACCGCCCGGTCCAGGTGGGCTCCCATTTCCATTTCTACGAGGTGAACCGCGCCCTCGATTTCGACCGCGCCGCCGCCTACGGCTTCCGGCTGAACATTCCGGCGGGCACCGCCGTGCGCTTCGAGCCCGGCCAGCGCCGGGAAGTGGAGCTGGTGGCCTTCGCCGGGGCCCGGCGGGTCTACGGCTTCAACGGCCAGGTCATGGGGCCCCTGGAGGAAACGAAATGA
- the ureA gene encoding urease subunit gamma: protein MELTPREKDKLLLYTAAMVARERKERGVKLNYTEASAYIASALAEGARDGRGVAELMDYGRGLLSRDDVMSGVPEMLEEVQVEATFRDGTKLVTVHNPIP, encoded by the coding sequence ATGGAGCTGACCCCCCGTGAGAAGGACAAGCTGCTGCTGTATACCGCAGCCATGGTCGCCCGGGAGCGCAAGGAGCGCGGCGTGAAGCTGAACTATACCGAGGCCTCCGCCTACATCGCCTCGGCCCTGGCCGAGGGTGCCCGCGACGGACGGGGGGTGGCGGAGCTCATGGACTACGGCCGCGGCCTGCTCAGCCGCGACGACGTCATGAGCGGTGTGCCGGAAATGCTGGAGGAGGTGCAGGTGGAGGCCACTTTCCGCGACGGCACTAAGCTGGTCACCGTCCACAACCCTATTCCCTGA
- a CDS encoding urease accessory protein UreH domain-containing protein — MEPAGILALGFGLGALHALDADHLLAVTGLSGSETRQSGGLRYCLPWALGHGMALFAVGGAVLALDLAIPHRLSAWAEILVGVLLAYIGARLVGNWWTERYPRGEGEAPRSRGAYLVGLIHGTAGTAPLLAVLPAAAMHSEWAGLAYLAIFCVGVLTAMLAFGGVLGSTIAALARRRDRSLGMARAGIGITAFTMGLVLVGETWAHG; from the coding sequence ATGGAACCGGCGGGGATACTTGCCCTGGGCTTCGGTCTGGGCGCCCTCCATGCCCTCGACGCAGACCACCTGCTGGCGGTGACCGGCCTTTCGGGATCCGAAACCAGGCAGTCCGGCGGTCTACGCTACTGCCTTCCCTGGGCCTTGGGCCACGGGATGGCCCTGTTCGCGGTTGGCGGTGCGGTGCTGGCCCTCGATCTGGCCATTCCGCACCGTTTGAGTGCCTGGGCCGAGATCCTGGTGGGGGTACTGCTCGCCTACATCGGTGCCCGGCTGGTGGGAAACTGGTGGACGGAGCGATACCCGCGCGGGGAGGGCGAGGCACCACGGTCCCGGGGCGCCTACCTGGTGGGTTTGATCCATGGCACGGCCGGAACAGCCCCCCTGCTGGCGGTCCTCCCCGCTGCGGCAATGCACTCGGAATGGGCGGGACTGGCCTACCTGGCCATCTTCTGCGTGGGGGTCCTGACCGCCATGCTGGCCTTCGGCGGTGTGCTGGGCTCAACCATCGCCGCACTGGCCCGGCGGCGCGACCGCTCCCTGGGCATGGCTCGCGCCGGCATCGGGATCACCGCCTTCACCATGGGCCTGGTTTTGGTGGGGGAGACCTGGGCCCATGGCTGA
- the ureE gene encoding urease accessory protein UreE produces the protein MQRLIERYTEPTEPQTTLTLPCEVRQRSRARVRLDDGEEAGLFLPRGTFLRGGDRLRAESGLVVEVVAAQEPVTTAYAPDEPALARACYHLGNRHVPLQVGEFWVRYGQDHVLDGMVAGLGLEPVAEFTVFEPEEGAFAGHNHGHHARREISG, from the coding sequence GTGCAGCGACTGATCGAGCGATACACCGAGCCCACCGAACCCCAGACCACGCTGACCCTGCCCTGCGAGGTCCGCCAGCGCAGCCGGGCCCGGGTGCGGCTCGACGACGGCGAGGAGGCGGGGCTGTTCCTGCCCCGCGGCACCTTCCTGCGCGGCGGCGACCGGCTGCGGGCGGAGTCCGGGCTTGTGGTGGAGGTGGTGGCCGCCCAGGAGCCGGTGACTACCGCCTACGCCCCGGATGAGCCCGCCCTGGCGCGCGCCTGCTACCACCTCGGCAACCGCCACGTGCCCCTGCAGGTGGGCGAGTTCTGGGTGCGCTACGGCCAGGATCACGTGCTCGACGGCATGGTGGCGGGGCTGGGCCTCGAGCCGGTGGCCGAATTCACTGTGTTCGAGCCGGAGGAGGGCGCCTTCGCCGGCCACAACCACGGGCACCACGCTCGCCGGGAAATCTCCGGATGA
- the ureC gene encoding urease subunit alpha → MRLERDAYAEMYGPTVGDRVRLGDTELFLEVEEDRTVYGDEVKFGGGKVIRDGMGQSQQPAAEVADVVITNALILDHWGVVKADIGIKDGRILGIGKAGNPDTQPGVDLVVGPGTEAIAGEGLIATAGGIDAHIHFICPQLVEEALTSGVTTMLGGGTGPATGTNATTCTPGPWNLHRMLQAADAFPVNLGFHGKGNASRPEPLEEQVAAGALGLKLHEDWGTTPAAIDNCLSVAERYDVQVAIHTDTLNESGFVEDTLAAFKGRAIHTYHTEGAGGGHAPDIIRAAGQTNVLPSSTNPTRPYTVNTVDEHLDMLMVCHHLDPNIPEDVAFAESRIRRETIAAEDILHDMGAFAMIASDSQAMGRVGEVISRTWQTAHKMKVQRGPLSEDGGNASDNLRARRYVAKYTINPARTHGIAEEVGSLEAGKLADIVLWKPAFFGAKPSLILKGGMIAAAPMGDPNGSIPTPQPVHYRPMFGAYGGARAATSVTFVSQAAAEAGIGEELGLAKPVLPVRGTRTVTKADMALNDRCPELSVDPQTYEVRADGERLACEAAAEVPLAQRYFLF, encoded by the coding sequence ATGAGGCTGGAGCGCGACGCCTACGCGGAGATGTACGGCCCCACCGTGGGGGACCGGGTGCGCCTCGGCGACACGGAGCTGTTCCTGGAGGTGGAGGAGGATCGCACCGTCTACGGCGACGAGGTGAAGTTCGGCGGCGGGAAGGTGATCCGCGACGGCATGGGCCAGAGCCAACAACCCGCCGCCGAGGTGGCCGACGTGGTCATCACCAACGCTTTGATCCTCGATCACTGGGGGGTGGTTAAGGCCGACATCGGCATCAAGGACGGTCGCATCCTGGGCATCGGCAAGGCCGGCAATCCGGACACCCAGCCCGGCGTGGACCTGGTGGTGGGGCCGGGAACCGAAGCCATCGCCGGGGAGGGCCTGATCGCCACCGCCGGGGGGATCGACGCCCACATCCACTTCATCTGCCCGCAGCTGGTGGAAGAGGCGCTGACCTCCGGGGTAACCACCATGCTCGGCGGCGGCACCGGCCCGGCCACGGGCACCAACGCCACCACCTGCACCCCGGGGCCGTGGAACCTCCACCGCATGCTCCAGGCCGCCGACGCCTTCCCGGTGAACCTGGGGTTCCACGGCAAGGGCAACGCCAGCCGGCCGGAGCCCCTGGAGGAGCAGGTGGCCGCCGGCGCCTTGGGCCTCAAGCTCCACGAGGACTGGGGCACCACCCCGGCGGCCATTGACAACTGCCTTTCCGTCGCCGAACGCTACGACGTGCAGGTGGCCATCCACACCGACACCCTCAACGAATCGGGCTTCGTGGAGGATACCCTGGCCGCCTTTAAGGGACGCGCGATCCACACCTACCACACCGAGGGGGCCGGCGGCGGTCACGCCCCCGACATCATCCGCGCCGCCGGGCAGACCAACGTACTGCCTTCGTCCACCAATCCCACTCGCCCGTACACGGTGAACACCGTGGACGAGCACCTCGACATGCTCATGGTCTGCCACCACCTCGACCCCAACATCCCCGAGGACGTAGCCTTCGCCGAGTCGCGGATCCGCCGCGAGACCATCGCCGCCGAGGACATTCTCCACGACATGGGCGCCTTCGCCATGATCGCCTCCGACTCCCAGGCCATGGGCCGGGTGGGCGAGGTGATCAGCCGCACCTGGCAGACCGCCCACAAGATGAAGGTCCAGCGCGGCCCGCTGTCTGAGGACGGCGGCAACGCCAGCGACAACCTCCGCGCGCGGCGCTACGTGGCCAAGTACACCATCAACCCCGCCCGCACCCACGGCATCGCCGAGGAGGTGGGCTCCCTGGAGGCGGGCAAGCTCGCGGACATCGTGCTGTGGAAGCCCGCCTTCTTCGGCGCCAAGCCGTCGCTGATCCTCAAGGGCGGCATGATCGCGGCCGCCCCCATGGGCGATCCCAACGGCTCCATTCCCACGCCGCAGCCGGTGCACTACCGGCCCATGTTCGGGGCCTACGGGGGGGCGCGCGCCGCAACCAGCGTGACCTTCGTCTCCCAGGCCGCCGCCGAGGCCGGCATCGGCGAGGAGCTGGGGCTGGCCAAGCCGGTGCTTCCGGTACGCGGCACGCGGACCGTCACCAAGGCCGACATGGCCCTCAATGACCGCTGCCCCGAGCTCAGCGTCGACCCGCAGACCTACGAGGTGCGCGCCGACGGCGAACGGCTGGCCTGCGAGGCGGCGGCGGAGGTGCCCCTGGCCCAACGCTACTTCCTGTTCTGA